From the genome of Salvelinus fontinalis isolate EN_2023a chromosome 20, ASM2944872v1, whole genome shotgun sequence, one region includes:
- the LOC129817313 gene encoding isthmin-2-like: MPSDISAHLYQEEDSKAVVAGRIGDLLVRKQVLEKRSSDEDRKQRLSRYVKNIQFRDRLETSNYFLVVTSMEKMIQVGGRCLTILMIFLVLFVGLVMGFPTKQHNKLHNGVSLEARAQSPVSGVHRGLEALEQQNQVQSLLPPDTEHRHKRRWSHSQHRSVGVLPQPEPEEEMKPFVLDLKNFPELANADISSQNPNIQVTIEVVDDPNIEVEMDLVKDKDWIPPSSPSTVDWLGGKKLFWPLFWGYTDADSSEDGTGRSGLEETEEEEGEEEDYLLEYGSEEPLPSGVGGDWDSRWNEGWDATHSYYEEGTEEWSAWSLCSVTCGHGERTRTRSCGYSCTLTEATKCDMEPCPDDVNTVAEPFPFKMENGTEPFGTDVDTCEKWLNCKSDFLQRYLNQVLSELPSCPCAYPSAVAYTVVSVFDEGHDRTFRWHDASGPKERLDIYKPSARTCIRSALSSDVATLGAQHCCYDDRGCLITRGKGAGTPNLISTDFSPELHFKVDVLPWILCKGDWSRFHAVRPPNNGLVCPENPHHDVFMNELEEAREY; this comes from the exons ATGCCATCGGACATCAGCGCGCATCTCTATCAAGAGGAAGACTCTAAAGCTGTTGTTGCTGGTCGAATAGGTGACCTGCTCGTAAGGAAACAAGTTCTGGAAAAGAGAAGCTCTGATGAGGACAGAAAACAACGTTTATCTCGCTACGTAAAGAATATACAATTTAGGGATAGATTGGAGACTTCAAATTACTTTTTAGTTGTCACTTCAATGGAGAAAATGATTCAAGTCGGAGGGAGATGTCTGACAATATTGATGATCTTTTTAGTACTTTTCGTTGGATTGGTGATGGGCTTTCCCACCAAACAGCACAACAAACTGCATAACGGCGTGTCTTTGGAG GCTCGTGCTCAGTCGCCCGTCAGTGGGGTCCATCGTGGACTGGAGGCCCTGGAGCAGCAGAACCAGGTCCAGAGCCTCCTTCCCCCTGACACGGAGCACCGCCACAAGAGGAGGTGGTCTCACTCTCAGCATCGCTCCGTAGGGGTTCTGCCCCAGCCTGAGCCGGAGGAGGAGATGAAACCCTTCGTTCTGGACCTCAAGAACTTCCCTGAGCTCGCCAACGCAGACATCAGCTCTCAGAACCCCAACATCCAG GTGACCATTGAGGTGGTGGATGACCCTAACATAGAAGTGGAGATGGATCTGGTAAAGGACAAGGACTggatccctccttcctccccgtccACTGTAGACTGGCTGGGCGGTAAGAAGCTGTTCTGGCCCCTGTTCTGGGGCTACACAGACGCTGACTCCAGTGAGGATGGGACGGGCCGCTCAGGACTGGAGGAgactgaagaggaggagggggaggaggaggattacctgTTGGAGTACGGTAGTGAGGAGCCCCTCCCAAGTGGAGTGGGGGGAGACTGGGACAGTCGTTGGAACGAGGGTTGGGACGCCACTCATAGCTACTATG AGGAGGGGACGGAGGAGTGGAGCGCCTGGTCTCTGTGCTCAGTCACCTGTGGTCATGGAGAGAGGACGAGGACACGGTCCTGTGGTTACAGCTGCACCCTGACAGAGGCCACCAAATGTGACATGGAGCCTTGTCCAG ACGATGTCAACACAGTGGCTGAACCTTTCCCCTTCAAGATGGAGAACGGAACTGAACCGTTTGGCACAG atGTGGACACATGTGAGAAGTGGCTGAACTGTAAGAGCGACTTCCTCCAGAGATACCTCAACCAGGTCCTGTCAGAACTACCCAGCTGCCCCTGTGCCTACCCCTCGGCCGTCGCCTACACCGTGGTCAGCGTTTTCGACGAGGGACACGACCGGACCTTCCGTTGGCATGATGCCAGTGGCCCTAAAGAACGCCTGGACATCTACAAACCCTCTGCGAGGACTTGCATCCGCTCGGCCCTCTCTAGCGATGTCGCTACGCTCGGCGCCCAGCACTGTTGCTACGACGACCGTGGCTGTCTGATCACACGGGGTAAGGGTGCGGGAACGCCCAACCTGATCAGCACGGATTTCTCCCCGGAGCTCCACTTCAAGGTGGACGTGCTTCCCTGGATCCTGTGTAAAGGGGACTGGAGCCGCTTCCACGCGGTGCGGCCGCCCAACAACGGCCTGGTCTGCCCAGAGAACCCCCACCATGACGTGTTCATGAACGAGCTGGAGGAGGCCCGGGAatactga